The Chitinophagales bacterium genome window below encodes:
- a CDS encoding PadR family transcriptional regulator — MNLENTKIQMRKGVLEYCILSVISSKELYASDILEILKDAKLIVVEGTLYPLLTRLKNAGLLSYKWKESTSGPPRKYYQLTEIGKTFLLELEATWNELHYAVKVTTSINKSKDNE; from the coding sequence ATGAACTTAGAAAACACTAAAATACAGATGCGCAAAGGGGTGTTGGAATACTGTATTCTTTCGGTGATTTCCAGTAAGGAGCTCTATGCCTCGGATATCCTGGAAATACTGAAAGATGCAAAACTGATCGTTGTAGAAGGCACCTTGTATCCGCTGCTTACCAGGCTCAAAAATGCCGGTTTGCTCAGCTACAAGTGGAAAGAATCAACTTCAGGACCACCGCGCAAATACTATCAACTGACGGAGATCGGTAAAACCTTTCTCCTGGAACTGGAAGCCACATGGAATGAATTGCACTATGCCGTAAAAGTCACTACATCAATCAATAAATCTAAAGACAATGAATAA
- a CDS encoding DUF2807 domain-containing protein: MNKTLSINLNSLVFQIDEIAYEKLSNYLKAIANRFEGMEGADEITSDIEARIAEMFSEKLSNTKQVISLADVEAVIEVMGRPEDFETIEDELEAEPAPTKGKKYPRKLFRDTENSIVGGVCSGISAYLGISDPIFLRLIFLIAFFGFGSGFLLYIILWIVIPEAKTASDKLHMRGEAINVSNIEKTIKEEFDNIKKNIDGNQSANKITGLAKELVSNILNVLYVLLKAILKIAGLLFVIIGSIALTALLVVPLVFLFSGDASLMTFSDFYFENSIHKYWSYITILTLVLIPLLTLIYLGLRFLGGRRFRIPVFSKSMILVFFITLISIIALSAYTATCFSSSSSGSKKVMLQLPESQRIHLEGQKIAPAGKPVVYFFNRDEYIVDEDMLWLGDKVKLDVLQSPDETAFLEIITKAKGSSRGQAFDRQESIQFNISMQDSVLRIPAHFPIEDPEKLRGQEVQLHLRLPLGAQVYLAESSKSVIYDIKNVTNTYDGNMIGYTWEMRPAGLTCIDCNGVALNRQQNFSMEELILNEDFTEVEANGAFDIHISEGPFLLQSDGENEIEYSVKNNRLQIENKKRSGFFDRQTKINLQMPELSELELNSVADASIKGFENSKMDMRISGANNCRIDIQAEELNLEINGAAKVNLEGESEKLYLEINGASKLDGTAFRTENAKVKIAGASKVDVWVTDKLDAKVSGASSLNYKGLPEIVSDVSGFSSIKPIQ, translated from the coding sequence ATGAATAAGACATTAAGTATAAACCTCAACAGCCTGGTTTTTCAAATCGATGAAATAGCATATGAAAAACTCAGCAATTACCTGAAAGCAATAGCCAACCGCTTCGAAGGAATGGAGGGTGCAGATGAAATCACATCTGATATTGAGGCGCGCATTGCCGAAATGTTTTCCGAAAAACTAAGCAATACAAAACAGGTCATTAGCCTTGCTGATGTTGAAGCTGTAATAGAAGTGATGGGACGTCCTGAGGATTTTGAAACAATCGAAGATGAGTTGGAAGCTGAGCCCGCCCCTACTAAAGGCAAGAAATACCCGAGAAAATTATTTCGCGACACTGAAAACTCAATAGTAGGGGGTGTGTGCTCTGGAATCAGTGCCTATCTTGGAATTTCTGATCCTATTTTTCTGCGCCTAATTTTCCTGATTGCATTCTTTGGATTTGGTTCCGGTTTCTTGCTCTACATCATTTTGTGGATCGTTATTCCAGAGGCTAAAACAGCTTCTGACAAGCTGCATATGCGTGGCGAAGCTATCAATGTTTCTAATATTGAAAAAACCATCAAAGAAGAGTTTGACAACATAAAAAAAAACATTGACGGAAATCAATCCGCCAATAAGATAACAGGACTAGCTAAAGAACTGGTAAGCAATATTTTAAACGTACTCTATGTATTGTTAAAAGCCATTCTAAAAATTGCAGGTCTCCTCTTTGTGATTATTGGAAGTATCGCACTCACTGCATTGCTTGTAGTTCCGCTTGTATTTTTGTTTTCAGGTGATGCTTCACTAATGACCTTTTCAGATTTTTATTTTGAAAACAGCATCCACAAATATTGGAGTTATATCACAATTTTAACCCTAGTGCTCATTCCGCTTTTAACCCTGATATACTTGGGCTTGCGATTTCTTGGTGGCAGGCGCTTCAGAATTCCTGTGTTTTCAAAAAGCATGATTCTGGTCTTTTTCATTACGCTAATTAGCATAATTGCACTTTCTGCATATACTGCCACTTGTTTTTCAAGCAGCAGCAGCGGAAGTAAAAAAGTAATGCTTCAATTGCCGGAATCACAGCGCATACATCTTGAAGGACAAAAAATAGCACCGGCAGGAAAACCAGTTGTCTATTTTTTCAATCGCGATGAATACATTGTAGATGAGGACATGCTTTGGCTCGGGGATAAAGTAAAATTAGATGTTTTACAAAGCCCGGATGAAACAGCTTTTTTAGAGATCATCACAAAGGCTAAAGGCAGTTCAAGAGGCCAGGCATTCGACAGGCAGGAATCCATACAGTTTAATATCAGTATGCAAGATTCAGTGCTGCGCATTCCTGCACACTTCCCGATTGAAGACCCTGAAAAACTGCGCGGACAGGAAGTACAATTACATCTAAGGCTGCCACTGGGGGCACAAGTATATTTAGCCGAAAGTTCTAAATCAGTGATTTATGATATCAAAAATGTGACCAACACCTATGATGGAAATATGATTGGCTATACCTGGGAAATGCGACCTGCCGGACTCACATGCATAGATTGTAATGGTGTTGCTTTAAACCGTCAACAAAATTTTTCCATGGAGGAATTGATTTTGAATGAAGATTTTACAGAGGTTGAAGCCAATGGGGCTTTTGATATTCACATTTCGGAAGGGCCCTTTTTATTGCAAAGTGATGGGGAAAATGAGATTGAATATTCTGTTAAAAACAATCGACTGCAAATTGAAAACAAAAAGCGCAGCGGCTTCTTCGACAGGCAGACAAAAATCAACCTGCAAATGCCCGAACTTTCTGAGCTCGAACTCAACAGTGTTGCAGATGCATCGATTAAAGGCTTTGAAAACAGCAAAATGGACATGCGTATTTCAGGAGCCAATAATTGCAGAATTGATATTCAAGCGGAGGAACTCAACCTGGAAATCAATGGTGCAGCAAAAGTCAATTTAGAGGGGGAGAGTGAAAAGCTTTATTTGGAAATAAACGGTGCCTCTAAATTGGATGGGACAGCCTTTAGGACCGAAAATGCAAAAGTTAAAATTGCAGGTGCCAGCAAAGTAGATGTCTGGGTAACAGACAAATTAGATGCAAAGGTTTCAGGAGCCAGTAGTTTGAATTATAAAGGATTGCCTGAAATAGTATCGGATGTGTCCGGTTTTTCATCCATAAAGCCGATTCAATAA
- a CDS encoding T9SS type A sorting domain-containing protein, which produces MKNVLLVFVISLIGTSVSAQICDTITNFNLATDTPTLYGAQGGGALIGHNSFGVYGFAEKITSSFSSAEVTELNFVFGRAETNNPGSAVVTLTVWEDDGGNDAFGIPNAPGTVVATNDVLIADIETDVANQDFTTVTFATPPVVSGDFYVGFQISYAQGDTVGLVTNRSESVPSTLFTDVTPLGFPGWGRMDSLAGTNISGLILVDVCFVCPNISGITSSTESSCDTDDGTAEVVASGGDSPYSYEWSDPLSQTTPTANNLAPGTYTVTITDNNGCTATEPVIVDEAESPTVIVNDATTSACGNSDASLTANASGGDGNYLYTWTGGTNGGTLSNLGVGSYDVTVTDGNGCTASTSASVSDPGNLSVILNVQHISCNGFDDGEANAIVSGGSGSETFTWSDTGSGSAITGLEPGSVSVTVTDQSCSAVANKTITEPDALTFNQSSEDVTCEGGSDGSASVTVSGGTPPYSYAWPSTNSDSVETGLSAADTVSLVITDLNGCQTTANFNIADGESPSATATATDATGSDDNGSVEVQATGGAEPYTYEWDDDDNQTTEIITDLSTGTYTVTVTDNNGCETTASATVDRDVAVENIEEIISFQLFPNPTNANVNLKMNMSRSVNVLLEWVNVLGERVIKEDLGNTSNINRSYDLGQFASGIYFARISIGDQTIIKKVIVNK; this is translated from the coding sequence ATGAAAAATGTTTTGCTTGTTTTTGTCATCTCGCTAATAGGCACCAGTGTTTCTGCCCAAATTTGCGATACAATTACTAATTTTAATTTAGCAACTGATACACCCACACTATATGGAGCTCAGGGAGGAGGAGCCCTTATAGGCCACAATAGTTTTGGTGTTTATGGTTTTGCTGAAAAAATCACAAGCTCTTTTTCCAGTGCAGAAGTTACCGAACTAAACTTTGTATTTGGTAGAGCTGAAACCAATAATCCAGGGAGTGCTGTTGTAACGTTAACTGTATGGGAGGATGACGGTGGCAATGATGCTTTTGGTATTCCAAATGCGCCAGGTACTGTAGTTGCTACTAACGATGTTTTGATAGCAGATATTGAAACAGATGTAGCAAATCAGGATTTTACTACTGTAACTTTTGCTACCCCACCTGTTGTAAGTGGTGATTTTTATGTTGGTTTTCAAATCTCATATGCGCAGGGAGATACTGTAGGTCTTGTTACAAACAGGAGCGAAAGTGTTCCTTCCACTCTTTTTACAGATGTTACACCTCTTGGCTTTCCCGGTTGGGGCAGAATGGATTCTCTGGCAGGAACAAATATTTCGGGATTAATACTTGTAGATGTTTGTTTTGTTTGTCCAAATATAAGCGGGATAACTTCTTCAACAGAAAGCTCCTGTGATACTGATGACGGCACAGCTGAAGTTGTTGCATCCGGTGGAGACAGCCCTTACTCTTATGAATGGTCAGACCCGCTGAGCCAAACTACTCCAACTGCTAATAACCTCGCCCCAGGTACTTATACTGTAACCATTACAGATAATAACGGCTGTACAGCAACTGAACCGGTAATTGTAGATGAGGCAGAAAGTCCCACAGTAATAGTAAATGATGCTACTACCTCTGCTTGTGGCAACAGTGATGCAAGTTTAACAGCCAATGCCAGTGGTGGTGATGGTAATTATTTATATACCTGGACAGGTGGAACAAATGGGGGTACATTAAGCAATCTTGGAGTTGGAAGCTATGATGTTACAGTAACGGACGGAAACGGATGTACTGCCTCAACTTCAGCTTCTGTAAGCGATCCTGGAAATCTTTCTGTAATTTTAAATGTACAGCACATTAGTTGCAATGGATTTGATGATGGAGAAGCAAATGCTATTGTGAGTGGGGGTTCCGGTTCAGAAACTTTTACATGGTCTGATACCGGAAGCGGTTCTGCAATTACAGGACTGGAACCGGGTTCCGTTTCTGTAACTGTTACAGACCAATCTTGCAGTGCTGTAGCCAACAAAACAATTACAGAACCGGATGCTTTGACATTTAATCAATCATCTGAAGATGTAACTTGTGAAGGAGGCTCAGACGGCTCTGCAAGCGTGACTGTAAGCGGAGGCACTCCTCCTTACAGCTATGCCTGGCCTTCTACTAATAGCGATTCTGTTGAAACAGGGCTTTCTGCAGCAGATACTGTAAGCTTAGTTATTACAGACTTAAACGGATGTCAAACTACAGCCAACTTCAACATAGCTGATGGAGAAAGTCCTTCGGCCACTGCAACTGCTACAGATGCTACCGGTTCTGATGACAATGGAAGTGTTGAAGTACAGGCAACTGGCGGAGCAGAACCATACACCTATGAATGGGATGATGATGACAATCAAACTACTGAAATCATCACTGATCTTAGTACAGGAACATATACAGTAACTGTAACAGATAATAATGGTTGTGAAACTACTGCATCGGCCACAGTTGACAGAGATGTTGCAGTTGAAAACATAGAAGAAATCATAAGCTTTCAGCTTTTTCCGAACCCTACCAATGCAAATGTAAATTTGAAAATGAACATGAGCAGATCTGTAAATGTATTGTTGGAATGGGTTAATGTACTTGGCGAGCGCGTGATAAAAGAAGACCTGGGCAATACCTCCAATATCAACAGAAGCTATGACTTAGGACAATTTGCTTCAGGAATTTATTTTGCAAGAATAAGCATAGGCGATCAAACCATTATCAAAAAAGTGATCGTGAATAAATAA